Proteins encoded within one genomic window of Bacillus thuringiensis:
- the recA gene encoding recombinase RecA has translation MSDRQAALDMALKQIEKQFGKGSIMKLGEQAERRVSTISSGSLALDVALGVGGYPRGRIIEIYGPESSGKTTVSLHAIAEVQRQGGQAAFIDAEHAMDPVYAQKLGVNIDELLLSQPDTGEQGLEIAEALVRSGAVDIIVIDSVAALVPKAEIEGDMGDSHVGLQARLMSQALRKLSGAINKSKTIAIFINQIREKVGVMFGNPETTPGGRALKFYSTVRLEVRRAEQLKQGNDIVGNKTKVKVVKNKVAPPFRVAEVDIMYGEGISREGEILDMASELDIVQKSGAWYSYNEERLGQGRENSKQFLKENTDLREEIAFFVRDHHGIGEDSGVEDTEDSTLQD, from the coding sequence ATGAGTGATCGTCAAGCGGCATTAGATATGGCGTTAAAACAAATAGAGAAGCAATTCGGTAAAGGTTCAATTATGAAATTAGGAGAACAAGCGGAGCGTAGAGTTTCTACAATTTCAAGTGGTTCTTTAGCACTTGATGTGGCACTAGGGGTAGGCGGATACCCACGTGGTCGTATTATTGAAATTTACGGACCTGAAAGTTCAGGTAAAACAACAGTTTCATTACACGCAATCGCTGAAGTACAGCGTCAAGGTGGACAAGCAGCGTTCATTGATGCGGAGCATGCGATGGATCCTGTCTATGCACAAAAATTAGGCGTTAACATAGATGAATTACTATTATCACAGCCTGATACAGGGGAGCAAGGTTTAGAAATCGCAGAAGCTCTTGTACGAAGTGGTGCGGTTGATATTATTGTAATTGACTCTGTAGCAGCTCTTGTACCGAAAGCGGAGATCGAAGGAGACATGGGTGACTCACACGTAGGTTTACAAGCTCGTTTAATGTCTCAAGCACTTCGTAAACTTTCAGGTGCAATCAATAAATCAAAAACAATCGCAATCTTTATTAACCAAATTCGTGAAAAAGTTGGGGTTATGTTCGGAAACCCAGAAACAACTCCAGGTGGTCGTGCGCTGAAATTCTATTCAACTGTCCGTCTTGAAGTACGTCGTGCGGAGCAATTAAAGCAAGGTAACGACATCGTTGGTAATAAAACGAAAGTAAAAGTAGTTAAGAATAAAGTGGCACCACCATTCCGTGTTGCTGAAGTTGATATTATGTACGGAGAAGGTATTTCAAGAGAAGGTGAAATCTTAGATATGGCTTCTGAACTTGATATCGTTCAAAAGAGTGGTGCTTGGTACTCTTATAATGAAGAGCGTTTAGGGCAAGGTCGTGAAAATTCGAAGCAATTCTTAAAAGAGAATACGGATTTAAGAGAGGAAATTGCCTTCTTTGTTCGTGATCATCACGGAATTGGTGAAGATTCTGGTGTGGAAGACACGGAAGATTCAACTCTTCAAGATTAA
- the cinA gene encoding competence/damage-inducible protein CinA, whose product MNAEIIAVGTELLLGQIANTNAQFLSEKLASIGINVYYHTVVGDNNKRLQQAIEVAEERADMLIFTGGLGPTKDDLTKETISSCLGGELVYDEKALASISDYFKRTGREFTENNKKQALVLDGATVFANDHGMAPGMGLDKNGKVYILLPGPPKEMKPMYVSYVEPFLCNFTTGENIYSRVLRFFGIGESQLEVKVQDLIDGQTNPTIAPLANDGEVTLRLTAKHQNVSEAEKLIQHVEDLILERVGEFFYGYDQEFLHYKAIELLKRKGLTLACAESLTGGLFGNQVTENAGVSSVFKGGVICYHNDVKQHVLRVPEEVLHTDGAVSKECARYLAENVKDLLKADIGISFTGVAGPDASEQKEPGTVFVGLAIKGEQTAVFPLNLSGSRQQIRERSAKYGFYHLYKKLEEI is encoded by the coding sequence ATGAATGCTGAAATTATTGCGGTTGGAACTGAATTATTACTTGGACAAATTGCAAATACAAATGCCCAGTTTTTATCTGAGAAGTTAGCTTCAATTGGAATTAATGTGTACTACCATACTGTAGTTGGAGATAATAACAAACGATTACAGCAGGCGATTGAAGTTGCGGAAGAACGTGCTGACATGCTTATTTTCACAGGTGGATTAGGTCCGACAAAAGATGATCTGACGAAAGAAACGATATCTTCTTGTTTGGGTGGAGAGCTTGTGTATGATGAAAAAGCATTAGCCTCAATAAGCGATTACTTTAAGCGTACAGGCCGCGAATTCACGGAGAATAATAAAAAGCAGGCGCTCGTTTTGGATGGAGCAACTGTATTTGCGAATGATCACGGTATGGCACCTGGTATGGGGTTAGATAAGAACGGAAAAGTTTATATTTTATTACCAGGACCACCAAAAGAGATGAAGCCGATGTATGTAAGTTATGTAGAGCCTTTTTTATGTAACTTTACAACAGGAGAAAACATTTATTCTCGTGTGCTTCGTTTCTTCGGTATTGGGGAGTCCCAATTAGAGGTGAAAGTTCAAGATTTAATTGATGGACAAACAAACCCAACAATCGCCCCGCTAGCAAATGATGGAGAAGTGACATTACGTTTAACCGCTAAGCATCAAAATGTTAGCGAAGCGGAGAAACTAATTCAACATGTGGAAGATTTGATTTTAGAAAGAGTAGGAGAATTTTTCTACGGATATGACCAAGAATTTTTGCATTATAAGGCAATTGAGTTATTGAAGAGAAAAGGGTTAACCTTAGCATGTGCAGAAAGTTTAACAGGTGGTCTTTTTGGAAATCAAGTAACTGAAAATGCTGGTGTTTCTTCTGTATTTAAAGGCGGTGTCATTTGTTATCATAATGATGTGAAGCAACATGTTTTACGTGTGCCTGAAGAAGTGTTGCATACTGATGGTGCAGTTAGTAAAGAATGTGCTCGTTATCTTGCTGAAAATGTTAAGGATTTATTAAAAGCGGATATCGGAATTAGTTTCACTGGGGTAGCAGGGCCAGATGCTTCAGAACAGAAAGAGCCAGGAACAGTATTTGTTGGATTAGCGATTAAAGGTGAACAAACTGCAGTCTTTCCTCTTAATTTAAGTGGAAGTCGTCAACAAATTAGAGAACGATCAGCAAAATATGGATTTTATCATTTATATAAAAAGCTAGAAGAGATATAA
- the pgsA gene encoding CDP-diacylglycerol--glycerol-3-phosphate 3-phosphatidyltransferase, giving the protein MNLPNKITISRICLIPIFMVIMLAPFDWGSYTIGDVDLPIQHLVGALIFIIASATDWIDGHYARKYNLVTNLGKFLDPLADKLLVSAALITLVEMQYVPAWIVIVIISREFAVTGLRLVLAGTGEVVAANQLGKIKTWTQIIAIAAYLLHDVPLNLIHIPVADIFIWIALIFTVISGWDYFWKNREAFVNSK; this is encoded by the coding sequence GTGAATTTACCAAATAAAATTACAATATCTAGAATCTGCTTAATTCCAATTTTTATGGTAATTATGTTAGCACCCTTTGATTGGGGTTCATACACAATTGGTGATGTTGATTTACCAATTCAACATTTAGTAGGAGCACTTATCTTTATTATTGCTTCGGCTACAGATTGGATTGATGGACATTACGCAAGAAAGTATAATCTTGTAACGAATTTAGGGAAGTTTCTTGACCCGTTAGCTGATAAATTACTTGTTTCAGCAGCACTTATTACGTTAGTTGAGATGCAATACGTACCTGCTTGGATCGTTATTGTAATTATAAGCCGTGAGTTTGCGGTAACTGGTTTACGTCTTGTACTTGCTGGGACAGGAGAAGTAGTGGCGGCAAATCAGCTAGGGAAAATTAAGACATGGACACAAATTATTGCGATCGCAGCATACTTATTACACGATGTACCTTTAAATTTAATCCATATTCCGGTAGCTGATATCTTTATATGGATTGCATTAATTTTTACTGTTATTTCAGGATGGGATTATTTCTGGAAAAATAGAGAAGCTTTTGTAAACTCAAAATAG
- a CDS encoding helix-turn-helix domain-containing protein, which produces MTELGQKLKEARGTKGLSIDQLHEITKIQKRHLVAIEEGNYDVLPGAFYARAFIKQYADAVGLNGEELLVEYQSTIPQSEKRDVPQVSTGQKTQETMQKSSSWPIADHMPKILVALLVIAVGVVIWFVFQALTGKDDEKVPNAQSEKIEVKKAENSPLDTKKDEAKAEEPKKEEPKKEEPKKEEPPAQPTGQQEVKVVGTTGKVSTLEIHNNKTLELEISGKGASYVDVKDDAGNVILNTTVQEGQIEKHDVSTIKEVRLNIGNATNVEVKLNGQVVAYPLDPEKELHQRLVIKNQGIEQPAQ; this is translated from the coding sequence GTGACAGAATTAGGACAAAAGCTGAAAGAAGCAAGAGGAACGAAAGGCTTGTCTATTGATCAGCTGCATGAGATTACAAAAATTCAAAAGCGCCATTTAGTAGCGATTGAGGAAGGCAATTATGATGTATTGCCAGGAGCTTTTTATGCGCGTGCATTCATTAAACAATACGCAGATGCGGTTGGATTAAATGGAGAGGAACTGCTTGTAGAGTATCAGAGTACGATACCACAATCTGAAAAACGCGACGTTCCACAAGTATCAACTGGACAAAAAACACAAGAAACAATGCAAAAATCTTCATCTTGGCCAATTGCAGATCATATGCCGAAAATCTTAGTTGCGCTGTTAGTAATCGCAGTTGGAGTGGTAATTTGGTTTGTGTTTCAAGCGTTAACTGGAAAAGATGATGAGAAAGTTCCGAATGCTCAAAGTGAGAAAATTGAAGTTAAAAAAGCGGAAAACTCTCCGTTAGATACGAAGAAAGATGAAGCGAAAGCGGAAGAGCCGAAAAAGGAAGAACCGAAAAAAGAAGAGCCAAAGAAAGAGGAACCGCCAGCACAGCCAACTGGACAACAAGAAGTGAAAGTAGTTGGAACAACTGGTAAAGTATCTACTTTGGAAATTCATAATAATAAAACATTAGAACTGGAAATATCGGGTAAAGGTGCGAGTTATGTAGATGTTAAAGATGATGCGGGGAATGTAATTCTAAACACTACAGTACAAGAGGGCCAAATAGAAAAACATGATGTATCAACAATAAAAGAAGTGCGACTTAATATTGGAAATGCAACGAATGTTGAAGTTAAACTGAATGGCCAAGTGGTCGCTTACCCATTGGATCCAGAAAAAGAACTTCACCAAAGATTGGTGATAAAAAACCAAGGGATAGAGCAACCTGCACAATAA
- a CDS encoding DUF3388 domain-containing protein codes for MIEWYFEYEIHKNRPGLLGDVSSLIGMLGINIVTINGVDNARRGLLLMCDNQEQISRLESILNTMDNITVTKYRPPKLRDKLAVRHGRYIQRDADDKKTFRFVRDELGLLVDFMAEIMKKEGHKLIGIRGMPRVGKTESIVAASVCANKRWLFVSSTLIKQTVRSQLIEDEYSDDNIFILDGIVSTKRANERHWQLVREIMRLPATKVVEHPDVFVSQSEYTLDDFDYIIELRNDYDEEIQYNLVDEIEQGTQNNFSMFDF; via the coding sequence ATGATTGAATGGTATTTTGAATATGAAATACATAAAAACCGACCTGGCTTGCTTGGTGACGTTTCTTCGTTAATCGGTATGCTCGGCATTAATATTGTCACAATTAATGGTGTAGATAATGCACGACGTGGATTACTCCTTATGTGTGATAATCAAGAGCAAATCTCTAGACTTGAATCAATTTTAAATACGATGGATAACATAACGGTAACGAAATATCGTCCGCCAAAGCTAAGAGATAAGCTAGCGGTTAGACATGGTAGGTACATACAACGGGATGCAGATGATAAGAAGACATTTCGTTTTGTGCGTGATGAATTAGGATTACTTGTAGACTTTATGGCTGAAATAATGAAAAAAGAAGGTCATAAACTAATCGGGATACGAGGAATGCCTCGTGTCGGAAAAACAGAATCCATTGTTGCCGCAAGTGTTTGTGCAAATAAAAGATGGTTATTTGTATCATCTACTCTTATTAAGCAAACTGTTCGTAGTCAATTGATTGAAGATGAGTATAGCGACGACAATATTTTCATCTTAGATGGAATCGTGTCAACAAAGCGTGCTAACGAAAGGCATTGGCAGCTTGTTCGTGAAATTATGAGATTGCCTGCGACAAAAGTTGTGGAACATCCTGACGTATTTGTGAGTCAGTCAGAATACACGTTGGATGATTTTGATTATATTATCGAGTTGCGTAACGATTATGATGAAGAAATTCAATATAATTTAGTAGATGAAATTGAGCAAGGTACGCAAAATAATTTCTCTATGTTTGACTTTTAA
- a CDS encoding DUF3243 domain-containing protein gives MSVLDNFDQWKSFLGERLEQASGKGLDGGAVSDMAFRVGDYLANEVEARNDQEKLLSELWKVADEQEQHTIANLMVKFVQHK, from the coding sequence ATGTCAGTTTTAGATAATTTTGATCAATGGAAGAGCTTTTTAGGAGAACGTTTAGAGCAAGCATCAGGAAAAGGTCTTGATGGTGGTGCTGTATCAGACATGGCATTCCGTGTTGGTGATTATTTAGCAAATGAAGTAGAAGCGCGCAACGATCAAGAGAAATTATTGTCTGAGCTATGGAAAGTTGCTGATGAACAAGAGCAACATACAATCGCAAACTTAATGGTAAAGTTTGTACAACATAAGTAA
- the ymfI gene encoding elongation factor P 5-aminopentanone reductase translates to MKKYALVTGGSGGIGSAISKQLIQDGYTVYVHYNNSEEKVNELQKEWSEVIPVQANLASSDGAERLWAQIEHPLDVIVYAAGKSIFGLVTDVTNDELNYMVELQVKSIYKLLSMALPSMIQRRSGNIVLVSSIWGQIGASCEVLYSMVKGAQNSYVKALAKEVSLSGLRVNAVAPGAIETEMLSVFSEEDKNEIAEEIPLGRLGLPEEVAKTVSFLVSPGASYITGQIIGVNGGWHC, encoded by the coding sequence ATGAAAAAGTATGCATTAGTAACTGGGGGAAGTGGAGGGATTGGCTCTGCTATTTCAAAACAATTAATTCAAGATGGATATACAGTGTATGTTCATTATAATAACAGTGAAGAGAAAGTGAATGAGTTGCAGAAAGAATGGAGTGAAGTGATTCCTGTTCAAGCGAATTTAGCTTCCAGTGACGGGGCGGAGCGATTGTGGGCACAAATTGAACACCCTCTTGATGTTATCGTATATGCAGCTGGGAAGAGTATCTTTGGACTCGTAACAGATGTAACGAACGATGAATTGAATTATATGGTAGAACTTCAAGTGAAGAGCATCTATAAACTATTATCAATGGCACTCCCATCTATGATTCAGCGGAGAAGCGGTAATATTGTACTTGTTTCGTCTATATGGGGACAAATTGGTGCATCATGTGAAGTGCTTTACTCGATGGTAAAAGGTGCGCAAAATTCATATGTGAAAGCTTTAGCAAAAGAAGTTTCATTAAGTGGATTAAGAGTTAACGCGGTGGCGCCAGGTGCAATTGAAACAGAAATGTTAAGTGTATTTTCAGAAGAGGATAAGAATGAAATTGCTGAAGAGATTCCGTTAGGACGATTAGGACTACCAGAAGAAGTAGCAAAAACAGTGTCATTTCTCGTATCACCAGGTGCATCTTACATAACTGGGCAAATTATTGGAGTAAATGGCGGTTGGCATTGTTAA
- the yfmH gene encoding EF-P 5-aminopentanol modification-associated protein YfmH: MEKIVYEQLKETLYYEKLPNGLDVYILPKQGFNKTFATFTTKYGSVDNTFVPLGKEEMIRVPDGIAHFLEHKLFEKEDHDAFQLFSKQGASANAFTSFTRTAYLFSCTSNVEQNLNTLLNFVQEPYFSEKTVEKEKGIIGQEIQMYQDNPDWRLYFGLIDSLFVKHPIKIDIAGTIESISKITKDLLYECYETFYHPSNMLMFVVGAIDPEKTMDLIRENQAKKDYKNQPEIVRSFEEEPDEVNEKKKIISMPVQTPKCLVGIKATNLKEKGEALLKQEIALTLLLDYLFGKSSVHYESLYNEGLIDDSFSYDYTEENNFGFAMVGGDTKQPDELEERLKGILLNTNYDQLDEAALERVKKKKIGGFLRSLNSPEYIANQFTRYAFNESSLFEALTVLESLTVQDLQEVAQLLLSEEKMSVCQVLPKK, translated from the coding sequence ATGGAGAAAATTGTTTATGAGCAATTGAAAGAGACACTCTATTATGAAAAACTTCCTAATGGATTAGATGTATATATTTTACCGAAGCAAGGATTTAACAAAACATTTGCAACGTTTACGACAAAATATGGTTCTGTGGATAATACATTCGTACCACTAGGTAAAGAAGAAATGATTCGTGTGCCTGATGGGATTGCTCATTTTCTTGAGCATAAACTATTTGAAAAAGAAGATCACGATGCTTTCCAATTGTTTAGTAAACAAGGGGCATCGGCAAATGCTTTCACATCTTTCACAAGAACAGCTTACCTTTTTTCATGTACATCAAATGTAGAACAAAATTTAAATACATTGTTAAACTTCGTACAAGAGCCTTACTTCTCTGAAAAAACAGTTGAAAAAGAGAAGGGTATTATCGGGCAAGAAATTCAAATGTATCAAGATAATCCAGATTGGCGCTTATACTTTGGATTAATTGATAGCTTGTTTGTAAAGCACCCGATTAAAATTGATATTGCAGGTACAATCGAGTCTATTAGTAAAATTACGAAAGACCTACTATATGAATGTTATGAAACGTTTTATCATCCAAGTAATATGTTGATGTTTGTTGTAGGTGCAATTGATCCAGAGAAAACGATGGATTTGATACGTGAAAATCAAGCAAAAAAAGATTATAAAAACCAACCGGAAATAGTGCGTTCATTTGAAGAAGAACCAGATGAGGTAAATGAAAAGAAGAAAATTATTTCAATGCCTGTACAAACACCGAAATGTTTAGTCGGTATTAAAGCGACAAACTTAAAAGAAAAAGGGGAAGCCCTTTTAAAACAAGAAATTGCGCTTACGTTACTTTTAGATTATTTATTTGGGAAAAGTTCCGTTCATTACGAATCTTTATATAATGAAGGACTCATTGATGATTCGTTCTCGTATGATTATACGGAAGAGAATAACTTCGGTTTTGCAATGGTTGGCGGCGATACGAAGCAACCTGATGAGCTGGAAGAGCGTTTGAAAGGTATTTTATTAAACACAAATTATGATCAATTAGATGAGGCAGCACTAGAGCGAGTAAAGAAAAAGAAAATAGGTGGCTTTTTACGCTCCTTGAATTCACCGGAATATATTGCAAATCAATTTACACGATATGCGTTTAATGAATCGAGTCTGTTTGAGGCATTGACTGTATTAGAGAGTCTAACGGTTCAAGATTTACAAGAAGTAGCCCAATTACTATTATCAGAAGAGAAAATGAGTGTTTGTCAAGTTTTACCAAAAAAATAA
- the yfmF gene encoding EF-P 5-aminopentanol modification-associated protein YfmF, with product MKLMEQQLHELGGLRVHIIPTDKYKTNTFVFRFKAPLNEETVTERALLPYVLQSATEKLPSVIRLRQYLEELYGSSLAVDVSKKGEDHIISIYVDIANEVYLHDAPPLFEKALSMLSDIVLHPATEGNSFLPSIVESEKRALLQRIEATYDDKMRYANERLIEEMCKVEPYRLSANGKKESVSSITNESLYQYYQKVLAEDEMDLYIIGDISENAVDLVSKYFSISARPVRERNVLLHKRNNEEKEVVEKQELKQSKLHIGYRTFITYKDEDYFALQLFNGLFGGFSHSKLFVNVREKNSLAYYAASRFESHKGLLFVMSGIEAKNYEKAVEIIKEQMLAMQNGDFSEEEMQQTKSVIQNQILEAIDTPRGFVEMLYHGIISDRTRPVEEWLTGIESVTKEEIVKVAKNIELDTIYFLHGTEGE from the coding sequence ATGAAACTGATGGAACAACAGTTACATGAGTTAGGTGGTTTACGAGTACATATTATTCCAACTGATAAATATAAAACAAATACATTTGTATTTCGTTTTAAAGCACCTTTAAATGAGGAGACGGTGACAGAGCGTGCCCTATTGCCATACGTATTGCAAAGTGCGACAGAAAAGCTTCCTTCTGTAATTCGTCTTCGTCAATATTTAGAAGAATTATACGGATCTTCTTTGGCGGTAGATGTGAGTAAAAAGGGAGAAGACCATATCATCTCTATTTATGTAGACATTGCAAATGAAGTATATTTACATGATGCACCACCGTTATTTGAAAAAGCGCTTTCTATGTTATCGGATATAGTTTTACATCCAGCAACAGAGGGGAACAGTTTTTTACCTTCTATTGTAGAAAGTGAAAAGAGAGCGCTCTTGCAACGAATTGAAGCGACTTATGATGATAAAATGCGTTATGCAAACGAGCGTTTAATTGAAGAAATGTGCAAAGTAGAACCGTATCGTTTAAGCGCAAATGGAAAAAAAGAGAGTGTTTCTTCTATTACTAATGAAAGTTTGTATCAATATTATCAAAAAGTGTTAGCTGAAGATGAGATGGATCTATATATTATTGGTGATATTTCAGAAAACGCAGTTGATCTTGTAAGTAAGTACTTTTCTATTTCAGCGCGTCCTGTAAGGGAAAGAAATGTACTTCTTCATAAGAGAAATAATGAAGAAAAAGAAGTTGTGGAAAAACAAGAATTAAAACAAAGTAAATTACACATCGGTTATCGTACATTTATTACGTATAAAGACGAAGATTATTTTGCACTGCAATTGTTCAATGGATTGTTTGGAGGATTTTCTCATTCGAAGTTATTCGTTAATGTTCGTGAAAAAAATAGTTTAGCGTACTATGCAGCATCCCGCTTTGAAAGTCATAAAGGCTTATTATTTGTCATGTCAGGGATTGAAGCGAAAAATTATGAAAAAGCGGTAGAGATTATTAAAGAGCAAATGCTTGCAATGCAAAATGGTGATTTTTCTGAAGAAGAGATGCAACAAACGAAAAGTGTCATTCAAAATCAAATATTAGAAGCAATTGATACACCACGCGGATTTGTGGAAATGCTGTATCATGGTATTATTTCAGACCGTACGCGTCCGGTTGAAGAATGGCTTACAGGCATTGAAAGTGTGACGAAAGAAGAGATTGTGAAAGTTGCTAAAAATATTGAACTAGATACAATTTACTTTTTACATGGAACGGAGGGAGAATAA
- a CDS encoding ABC transporter permease: MSFLDILAILVTGTLYTSAPIIFTALGGVFSERSGVVNIGLEGLMLFGAFIGVVTNLLMGDTWGTMTPWIALLFAAIGSGLFALLHAVASITFRADQVVSGVAINFLSLGLTVFAIKKIFDKGQTDFIQYRIEKIDIPGLSDIPVLGKIFFSNVPITSYIAIILAFVVWYVIYKTPFGLRLRAVGEHPMAADTMGINVYKMRYIGVCISGVFAGIGGAIFAMSISNNFSGATITGQGFLALAAMIFGKWNPLGALGAALFFGFAQSLSVTGGTIPVLDQIPSVLLTILPYVFTILALVGFVGRSEAPKALGTPYEKGKR, translated from the coding sequence ATGAGCTTTTTAGATATATTAGCCATTCTTGTGACGGGTACGTTATATACATCAGCACCTATAATTTTTACAGCACTAGGTGGTGTATTTAGTGAACGATCGGGTGTTGTAAATATAGGATTAGAAGGACTAATGCTATTTGGTGCATTTATTGGAGTTGTTACAAACTTATTAATGGGTGATACTTGGGGAACGATGACTCCTTGGATTGCATTATTATTTGCGGCAATTGGTAGTGGGTTATTTGCATTACTTCATGCGGTAGCTTCTATTACATTCCGAGCGGATCAAGTTGTAAGTGGTGTAGCGATTAACTTCTTATCTCTTGGTTTAACAGTATTTGCAATTAAGAAGATTTTTGATAAAGGGCAAACTGACTTTATTCAGTATCGTATTGAAAAGATTGACATTCCAGGTCTTTCGGATATTCCGGTTTTAGGAAAAATATTCTTCTCAAACGTACCAATAACGTCGTATATTGCCATTATTTTAGCATTCGTTGTTTGGTATGTTATTTATAAAACACCGTTCGGTCTTCGATTGCGTGCTGTTGGTGAACACCCAATGGCAGCGGACACGATGGGGATTAACGTATATAAAATGCGCTATATCGGAGTTTGTATATCGGGAGTGTTTGCTGGGATTGGTGGAGCGATTTTTGCAATGTCAATTTCTAATAACTTCTCAGGGGCAACTATTACAGGACAAGGGTTCCTAGCTTTAGCTGCTATGATCTTTGGGAAGTGGAATCCACTAGGTGCATTAGGTGCAGCGCTATTCTTTGGTTTTGCGCAATCATTAAGTGTAACAGGTGGAACAATTCCTGTATTAGATCAAATTCCGAGTGTTTTATTAACGATATTACCGTATGTATTCACAATATTAGCACTTGTTGGTTTTGTAGGTCGTTCTGAAGCTCCGAAAGCATTAGGAACTCCTTATGAAAAAGGAAAACGATAA
- a CDS encoding ABC transporter permease: MAKKLLTERTINILVPVLSVIFGLLVGAIVMLVSGYDPIVGYSALWTGMFGSSSAIGETLRTMIPLILAGLSVAFAFRTGLFNIGVEGQLLVGWLAAVWFGYAVSLPAVLHIPLSILFAALVGGIWGFIPGYLKGKFQVNEVIVTIMMNYIALYVTYDIIKRFLHEGNDKTYDIKESASLSSDWLASITDGSRLHWGIIVAILVAILMWFLLDRTTLGYELKSVGFNQHASQYAGMKVSRNVVFSMTIAGAFAGIGGAMEGLGTFQSMTAMSSFTGVGFDGIAVALLGGNNPFGIILSALLFGGLKSASPQMNFEADVPSELINVIIACIIFFVACSYVLRWALTRMSKEGK, translated from the coding sequence ATGGCTAAAAAACTTTTAACAGAACGAACGATAAATATTTTAGTCCCAGTACTATCCGTTATTTTCGGCTTACTTGTCGGAGCAATTGTAATGTTAGTTAGTGGCTATGACCCAATTGTTGGTTATAGTGCACTTTGGACAGGAATGTTCGGCAGTTCAAGTGCAATTGGTGAAACGCTTCGTACAATGATACCGCTTATTCTTGCTGGCTTATCGGTGGCGTTTGCATTTCGTACAGGTTTATTTAATATCGGAGTAGAAGGTCAATTGTTAGTTGGTTGGCTTGCAGCGGTTTGGTTCGGTTATGCAGTTTCGCTACCAGCTGTTCTTCACATTCCATTATCTATTTTATTTGCAGCATTAGTGGGCGGAATATGGGGATTCATTCCTGGATATTTAAAAGGCAAGTTTCAAGTTAATGAGGTTATTGTAACAATTATGATGAACTATATTGCATTATATGTAACATATGACATCATTAAGCGCTTTTTACATGAGGGTAATGATAAAACATACGATATTAAAGAGAGTGCGTCATTATCTTCAGACTGGCTTGCTTCCATTACTGATGGTTCACGCCTTCACTGGGGAATTATTGTGGCTATTTTAGTAGCTATCTTAATGTGGTTCTTATTAGATCGAACAACTTTAGGTTATGAATTAAAGTCGGTAGGTTTTAATCAACATGCTTCTCAATATGCAGGTATGAAAGTTTCTCGTAATGTAGTATTCTCCATGACAATTGCTGGTGCATTTGCGGGAATTGGTGGCGCGATGGAAGGATTAGGAACATTCCAAAGTATGACAGCAATGTCTTCGTTTACAGGAGTAGGATTTGACGGGATTGCCGTAGCCTTACTTGGAGGGAACAATCCGTTTGGTATTATCCTTTCAGCTTTATTATTTGGTGGTTTAAAAAGTGCTTCCCCTCAAATGAACTTTGAGGCAGATGTACCATCAGAGCTTATTAACGTAATTATTGCATGTATCATCTTCTTTGTTGCATGTAGTTATGTGTTAAGATGGGCGCTTACACGCATGAGCAAGGAGGGGAAATAA